A window from Culex pipiens pallens isolate TS chromosome 3, TS_CPP_V2, whole genome shotgun sequence encodes these proteins:
- the LOC120426137 gene encoding protein flightless-1-like, producing MELSACDLHSFVKLQAKMLSAVILLFLISQVSSDLSVSQQLQCKNPKSTICSIQVLKYVDFRPPRLPPLEGKHTLQIRSGTVTRFSKELQPQLASILKLQLGRLNIESLWIMPTLLQLSAENNLIEQLIIEEQDDNVTEYSLQYLNLANNRLRSIRELNDLQALKELRLDNNLLEYIEMDTFAGMNKLKKLSLSNNRINAIATAESIELPSLELFSLAHNNLTKLAIKDWTLLQLTDLQLNDNRLISLDVDNFEQFVSLEKLAIAGNSWYCFWLSKAIKNIGRYVALNGKDEVCPAMPIDDICCSMTVVSDDQPAHADIAERIRLFEESQTRLKGELFQKLDRSKAWWNEEFAKIEGKTKELKKEADELAKLSSDDNKVKPEDVAKLSEVLMKAEDNVDNIKSLVDSNKQFEKDITNLLYTVIEQKNRLLQTVKRANNLKEEMHAYQISFDNNVK from the exons ATGGAGCTATCAGCTTGCGATCTTCATTCGTTCGTGAAGCTTCAAGCAAAGATGTTGTCCGCAGTGATTCTTCTTTTTCT GATATCCCAAGTGTCTTCGGACCTTTCCGTTTCGCAACAACTTCAGTGCAAGAATCCGAAATCTACGATATGCTCAATACAAGTTCTGAAGTACGTCGACTTCCGTCCACCGCGGCTCCCTCCACTAGAGGGAAAGCACACCCTGCAAATCCGAAGTGGTACCGTGACCCGTTTCTCCAAGGAACTCCAACCCCAACTCGCGTCCATTCTCAAGCTGCAGCTAGGTCGCCTCAACATCGAATCCCTCTGGATAATGCCCACGTTGCTGCAGCTGAGCGCCGAGAACAACCTCATCGAGCAGCTCATCATCGAAGAGCAGGACGATAACGTAACCGAATACAGTCTTCAGTACCTGAACCTGGCGAACAATCGCCTGCGAAGCATTCGCGAGTTGAATGACCTGCAAGCGCTTAAAGAGCTGCGACTCGACAACAACCTGCTGGAGTACATCGAGATGGACACCTTTGCCGGGATGAACAAGCTGAAGAAGCTGTCGCTGAGCAACAACCGAATCAACGCGATCGCGACCGCTGAATCGATCGAGCTGCCTTCGTTGGAGTTGTTCTCGCTAGCGCACAACAACCTGACCAAGCTGGCCATCAAGGACTGGACACTGCTTCAGCTGACCGATCTTCAGTTGAACGATAACCGCTTGATCAGTCTGGACGTGGACAACTTTGAGCAGTTTGTCAGCCTGGAGAAGCTGGCGATCGCCGGGAACTCGTGGTACTGCTTCTGGCTGAGCAAAGCCATCAAAAACATCGGACGGTACGTGGCGTTGAACGGGAAGGATGAAGTTTGTCCGGCAATGCCGATTGACGATATTTGCTGTAGCATGACCGTGGTCTCGGATGATCAACCAGCGCACGCGGATATCGCGGAGAGGATTCGACTGTTTGAGGAATCTCAAACGAGGTTGAAGGGTGAGCTGTTTCAGAAGTTGGATCGTTCGAAAGCATGGTGGAATGAAGAGTTTGCAAAGATTGAGGGTAAGACAAAGGAATTGAAGAAGGAGGCTGACGAGCTAGCAAAGTTGTCTAGTGATGATAACAAGGTGAAGCCGGAAGATGTGGCAAAGTTGAGTGAGGTTCTGATGAAAGCGGAGGACAACGTAGACAATATCAAGAGCTTGGTAGACTCTAATAAGCAGTTTGAGAAAGACATCACCAATCTGCTCTACACGGTTATTGAACAAAAGAACAGGCTGCTGCAAACAGTGAAGAGAGCCAAcaatttgaaagaggagatgcATGCTTATCAAATTAGTTTTGATAACAATGTCAAGTAA
- the LOC120426145 gene encoding uncharacterized protein LOC120426145, whose product MRVSLCLVFAAVILLCHGQVDDSTEISLVKVTELAVKCLRGESKKCVIPSIEDPLKNVVLPDLKDKTALQIKSGNVSVITEAFCSQLDSIVKLQLGALKVEKLFLSPRLEEVDVGGNHISTVLFKEGAEYSTEILDMKNNRLTSLAGFEVLVNLVELRLDSNLLETVDMSLFQSMTKLKRLNLGNNKIATVLTPTSTQLLELEYLKLAGNSINRLDVHNWDFESLTELDLSSNNLVHVESLKERLPSLHQISLANNGWHCVWLDDVLKYFETAYVTVEDSDKECEGLSPSNICCVAEFEANSYEESFTKLDALEKTQKKLQPDLEQKIREFETGQSRKISEVKGMLESLLTTQANYALLTPGGDEQLNKGQFSAIKEKVAIIKATLEEEQKRFQKQKDDNAKIQRKLGFTIVELRNALERETKKVAELQAQFNLLKDHVRSKLEKLSRLSN is encoded by the exons ATGAGGGTTTCCTTATG TCTTGTTTTCGCCGCAGTTATCCTGCTGTGCCATGGCCAGGTAGATGATTCTACAGAAATTTCGCTTGTAAAGGTTACAGAATTAGCAGTGAAATGTCTCCGAGGTGAatccaaaaaatgtgttattcccAGCATCGAGGATCCACTGAAAAACGTCGTTCTACCCGATTTGAAGGATAAAACGGCACTGCAGATCAAGTCCGGCAACGTTAGCGTCATAACAGAAGCGTTCTGCAGCCAGCTTGACTCGATCGTGAAGCTTCAGCTCGGTGCGCTTAAGGTTGAGAAACTGTTTCTGAGTCCGCGCCTGGAGGAGGTAGATGTCGGAGGGAATCATATAAGCACGGTCCTGTTCAAAGAAGGTGCCGAGTATAGCACGGAGATTCTAGACATGAAGAACAATCGCTTGACGAGTTTGGCTGGATTCGAAGTGTTGGTCAACCTGGTGGAACTTCGACTTGATTCGAACCTTCTCGAAACTGTTGATATGAGTTTGTTTCAATCGATGACCAAGCTGAAGAGGTTGAACTTAGGGAATAACAAGATCGCAACCGTATTGACTCCTACTTCAACTCAACTGTTGGAGCTTGAATATCTCAAATTGGCAGGAAATAGTATCAACCGGTTGGATGTACACAACTGGGACTTTGAGTCACTGACAGAGCTGGACCTGAGTTCCAACAACCTGGTGCACGTGGAATCTCTCAAAGAAAGGCTGCCTAGTCTCCATCAAATTTCGTTGGCCAATAACGGATGGCACTGCGTTTGGTTGGACGACGTTTTAAAGTACTTTGAGACAGCTTATGTCACTGTTGAGGACAGTGACAAAGAGTGTGAAGGACTGTCTCCATCGAACATTTGCTGTGTGGCAGAGTTTGAGGCAAACTCGTACGAAGAAAGCTTCACCAAGTTGGACGCGTTGGAGAAGACTCAGAAGAAGCTGCAACCCGATCTGGAGCAAAAGATTAGAGAGTTTGAAACTGGACAAAGCCGGAAGATTTCCGAGGTAAAGGGAATGCTCGAGAGTCTCCTGACCACACAAGCGAACTATGCCTTGTTGACACCTGGTGGAGACGAGCAGCTGAACAAAGGCCAGTTCAGTGCGATCAAGGAAAAGGTAGCGATCATTAAAGCAACCCTGGAAGAGGAACAGAAGCGCTTCCAGAAGCAAAAGGATGACAACGCCAAAATTCAACGCAAGCTTGGATTCACCATCGTCGAGCTTAGGAACGCGCTGGAACGTGAAACGAAGAAGGTTGCTGAGCTGCAAGCACAGTTTAATCTGCTGAAGGATCACGTACGCAGCAAGCTGGAAAAACTCAGTAGACTGAGCAACTGA
- the LOC120426134 gene encoding uncharacterized protein LOC120426134 — MILLTAVLFASALAGISATEYSCLSRKPCVLNDVNLVSEAELTGVVFPDVTDPLTIASGKIPNLTRQLAEKLSSIVDLTINSLSMETIYVRPEMKHVEAVNNVLHTILVEDDKTKRYELLSLNLTNNKLTNVATLARFGKLRALNLDGNALELLSMDTFAQMHELRTLSVARNQLLTVETERGFNLMKLRSLSFAGNQLLELDVQQWELASLEEFDVTNNRLYMLTGNFGQFKGLEQLKISGNYWKCEILVQMNRIHGLKFDSEGTERCKEKGMTEVKQICCTLDASNFLTSPGEGDGLFGEKWEELRVLQANVTQLNELVLQVKEQSENETATKESELERRIQQLEEQLEKLAEKCDPKEESVAVEETNELKTVMTDHKNAIKSLEEKLSAMSEELEGFSERLNDFRGVVDEKFEKVEGVPEKLENLENLLKDSDSLGLMMKNLTVLENSLRSLEGQQLKYHLSSVDLKSQINKERYRIDKVTDQYAKLASESEFLREQLNKAQENIGLAYKIIEEISEE, encoded by the exons atgattttattaACGGCCGTGCT ATTCGCTTCCGCTTTGGCGGGAATCTCCGCAACGGAATACTCCTGCTTATCTCGCAAGCCATGTGTCTTGAATGACGTGAATCTCGTGTCGGAAGCTGAGCTAACCGGTGTAGTTTTTCCGGACGTTACCGATCCGCTGACGATAGCCTCCGGCAAGATCCCTAACCTAACGCGTCAACTCGCGGAGAAGCTGTCCTCGATTGTGGACCTCACGATCAACTCCCTCTCCATGGAGACCATCTACGTTCGGCCGGAAATGAAGCATGTAGAAGCGGTCAACAACGTGCTGCACACGATCCTCGTCGAAGACGATAAGACCAAGCGCTACGAGCTGCTATCGCTGAATCTCACCAACAACAAGCTAACAAATGTGGCAACGTTGGCTCGATTCGGCAAGCTGCGAGCGTTGAACCTCGACGGGAATGCTTTGGAGCTGCTGTCGATGGACACGTTCGCCCAGATGCACGAACTGCGTACGCTTTCCGTGGCACGGAATCAACTGCTGACCGTGGAGACGGAACGGGGATTCAACCTGATGAAGTTGCGATCACTGTCGTTCGCCGGGAATCAGCTGTTGGAGCTGGACGTTCAGCAGTGGGAGCTGGCATCGCTGGAGGAGTTTGATGTGACGAACAACAGGTTGTACATGCTGACCGGGAACTTTGGACAGTTTAAGGGACTCGAACAGCTCAAGATATCGGGGAACTACTGGAAGTGTGAGATATTGGTGCAAATGAATCGTATTCATGGGCTGAAGTTCGATTCGGAGGGAACGGAACGTTGCAAGGAGAAGGGCATGACGGAGGTCAAGCAGATCTGCTGTACGCTGGATGCGTCCAACTTCCTGACAAGCCCAGGGGAAGGTGACGGATTGTTTGGTGAAAAATGGGAGGAGCTGCGAGTGCTGCAAGCGAACGTGACCCAGCTGAACGAGCTCGTTCTGCAGGTGAAGGAACAAAGTGAAAATGAAACCGCTACTAAGGAGAGTGAGTTGGAGCGGCGGATTCAGCAGCTGGAGGAACAGTTGGAAAAGCTGGCGGAGAAGTGTGATCCGAAGGAAGAATCGGTAGCGGTGGAAGAAACTAATGAACTGAAAACTGTCATGACGGACCACAAGAAcgcaattaaaagtttggaggAGAAGCTGTCCGCGATGAGTGAGGAGCTGGAAGGGTTTTCCGAGCGATTGAATGATTTCAGGGGGGTTGTGGATGAAAAGTTTGAGAAGGTTGAGGGTGTTCCGGAAAAGTTGgagaatttggaaaatttgttgAAGGATAGTGATTCTCTTGGGTTGATGATGAAGAATCTGACCGTGCTGGAGAATTCCTTGCGTAGCCTGGAGGGTCAACAGCTGAAGTATCACCTCAGCAGTGTTGACCTTAAGAGTCAGATCAACAAGGAACGCTATCGAATCGATAAAGTTACGGATCAGTACGCGAAGCTAGCCAGTGAAAGTGAGTTCTTGCGTGAGCAGTTGAACAAAGCACAGGAGAACATCGGATTAGCGTACAAGATCATTGAAGAAATAAGTGAGGAATAA